CAGGAACAGCATCGAGGAGATGATCGAGACCACCACATAGGTGACCCCTGCCCTGATGCGAGACTCGCCGCCGCCCAGGGTCAGCAAGACATAGGAGGCGGTCAGGAAGATCTCGAAGCCCACGTATAGGTTGAACAGGTCCCCGGCGAGGAAGGCGTTGGAGACGCCGGCGACCAGGATCAGATAGGTGGGGTAGAAGATCGAGACCGGGCCCGAGTCCTCCTTCTCCTCCGCGGCACCCTGCCCGACGGCGTAGAGCAGCACGCACAGCGTGATGATCGAGGAGACCACGAGCATCAGGGCGGCGAACCGGTCGATGACCATGACAATCCCGAACGGGGCGGGCCAGCCGGCCAGGTGCACCGCGTGGGCACCGCCGTACCAGACCTGGGCCAGCAGCGTGACCTCGAGGATCACGGTGAGGATCAGCGCGCCGATGGTGATCGCGCGCTGGGTCGACTTGTTGCGGTAGAAGGCAAAGGCGAAGGCGGCCCCGAAGAAGGGGATGAGCACTGCCAGCGGAGTGAAGCTGAGGAGCTCGGTGGGCATCAGCGTTCCCCTCGCTCGGCGGTGGCCGGCCCGTTGCCGGGATCCGGGGCATCCTCATCGGCGCCACGGCGCGGATTGAGCATCGGGCGTCCGTCGGCGTCGGTCTCGTCGGCGAACTCCGTGGTCTCGTCCTCGACCGGGGCGTCCTCCTCTGCGTCGTAGGCGCCGGCGTAGGAGGCCACGCGGCGGTCCTCCTCATCGTCGGCGAGCTCGTCCTGGCGCGCCAGCACCCAGGAGCGGTAGATCAGCGCGAGCATGAAGCTCACCAGCGCGAAGGCGATGACGATCGCCGTGAGCAGCAGCGCCTGCGGGAGCGGGTCCAGGTAGTCCTCGGCTGGAATCTCCGGGTCATAGAGCGGTGCGAGCCCCGCCCGTCCGGCCGTCTGCAGCAGAAGCAGGTTCACCGCATTGGAGATCAGAATGATCCCGAGCAGCACCCGGGTCAGTGACCGTTCGAGGAGCAGGTAGATGCCGATGGCGAAGAGCGCTCCCATCAGAATCAGCAGCGTGAGGTTGATCGTCATCGAGCCACCCCCGCAGAGGTCTCGCCGTGGATCTCGTGGCCAGGCGAGGAGGCTTGCTGGCCCTCCCGCTCGCTGCGCACATCGATCTCCGATCCCAGGCTGCGCAGGATGTCGACGATCAGACCGATCACCACGAGGTAGACCCCCACATCGAAGAGGACGGCCGAGACGAAGTGGTGGTAGCCGAAGAGCGGCAGCGTGAGTTCGACGTCGAAGGACTGGAAGGCCTGCCCACCAGCGAGCAGCGGCACGAGTCCGGTGAAGCAGGCGACGGCGAGCCCCCAGCCCATCAACGCTCCCGCAGAGAAGGGGATGGCCGCCTCGAGCTCATAGCGCCCGCCTGCCAGGTAACGCAGCACGAACGCCAGTCCGGCCAGCAGCCCCCCGGCGAAGCCGCCTCCGGGAAGGTTGTGACCGGCGAGCAGCAGGTACAGCGAGATCATGATGATGCCGTGGAACATCAGCCGGGTGACGACCTCGAAGACGATGCTGCGGTGCTCCGGGGCCACGGTGCGTCCAGCCACGAGCCAGGCCTCCCGAGCCACTGTCGCGAAGGAGCGGGCGACCTTGATCTCCTTGAACTGCCGCGGGGACAGCGCCTTGTCGGAGAACACGCGACCCACGGTGCCGCTGGGGACCTCGTGCAGCTCGCGGCGCTGGACATCGCGCCGCTTGACGAAGATCAGTGACGCCACCCCGGTGGCGGCCGCCGCCAGCACGGTGATCTCCCCGAAGGTGTCCCAGACGCGCAGGTCCACCAGCGTGACGTTGACGATGTTCGCGCCCTGACCGACCTCATACGCCATCCAGGGGAACTCCATCGAGATGGGCTCGGCGATGCGGGCGTCCATGGACATCGCGGCGACCACCATCATCACGAGTCCGAAACCGAGGCCGAGCAGCGCGCGCCCGAACTTGAAGCGGGTGGGGCTCTGCGTCCAGATCCCGGGGGGCAGGCTGCGCAGCGCAAGCACGAAGACCACCAGGACGATCGACTCCACCAGGAGCAGGGTCAGCGCGAGGTCAGGGGCGCCCTGCAGCGCGAAGATGCCAGCGATTCCCCAGCCGCACAGCGAGACCATGAGCACCGCCATGAATCGCTTCGGGGCCCAGATCGCGCCAGAGGCGCCGGCCAGGATCACCAGGGCGAGCACGATCTGCAGCGGCTGCTCCGCAATGATGGTGGATTCCGGAATCCAGCGGTCCGTGATGCCACGGCCACCCGGAGCACCGAAGATCACCACGGAGAGCGGCACCAGAGTAGCCACCGCCAGGATGATGAACAGATACCAGCCCAGCGCGCCACGCTGCGTCCGCGCCGTGACCCAGGAGGAGAGCAGGTCCACGCCGCGCACGGTGCCTCGGTACCCGCGTTCGGCCTCGATGACGGCGGGGACCTTCGCCTGCAGCCTGCCGAAGGAGTCGCGCACCCGGAACAGGGCAAAGCCGAGCAGCCAGGTCAGCACGGAGAGTCCCAGCACGGGGGTCAGCCCGTGCCAGAGTGCGAGGTAGGTCGCCTCCACGCCGGGCTCCACCGGATCGAAGAGCGACGAAAAGGATTCCGCCAAGGCCTGCACCGGCTGCGGCACCAGCGCCAGCGCCACCGTGAACACGGTCAGGATCATCGGAGCCGCGAGGAACACCCGCGACACCGGGCCATGGAAGATGGTGCGCGCCACGGCCACCCCGGGGACGGGACGCTTCGTGGCGAAGGCACCCCAGAGGAAACGAGCGGAGTACGCCACCGTCAGCGCCGAGCCGAGGACGACGCCGGCCACCACCAGCCAGCCCAGGGTCAGCAGCGATCCCGAACTGGTGGCTTCTGCATAGCTGAAGAAGGACTCGAACACGACCTCCTTCGCCACGAAGCCGAACAGCGGAGGCAGTCCGGCCATGGAGGCGGTGGAGATCAGCGCGACGATGAACAGCGGACGTTGCGTGCGGCCCAGTCCAGAGAGCTTGCGCAGATCGCGCGTGCCCGACTGGTGATCGATGATCCCGACCACCATGAACAGTGCGGCCTTGAACAGCCCATGCGCCAGCAGCATGGCGAGTCCCGCGAGCGCCGCGTCTTCGGTTCCCAGTCCGTTGATCATGATCAGGAAGCCCAGCTGGGAGACCGTGCCATAGGCGAGGATCAGCTTGATATCGGTCTGCCGCAGCGCCCGCCAGGCTCCGACCAGCATGGTGATCAGTCCCAGGCCGAGCACCAGCGGCAGCCAGAAGGTGGATTCGTGGAAGCCCGGGGCGAAGCGAGCGACCAGGTAGACACCGGCCTTGACCATGGCGGCGGCGTGGAGATACGCCGAAACGGGAGTCGGCGCCGCCATCGCGGCGGGCAGCCAGAAGTGGAAGGGCACGAGCGCTGACTTCGAGAGCGCCCCCAGCAGGACCAGCGCGACCGCGATGTCCACCGCGGTGGCGGTGCTCGAGTCGGCGAGCAGCCCCGGACCGGCGGCGAGGATCTCGGAGAGACGGTAGCTGCCGGCGAGCTCACCGAGCCAGACCAGACCCACGAGCATGGCGAGTCCGCCGAAGGTCGTCACGATCAGCGCCTGGATCGCGGAGCGGCGGGCGTAGATGCGGTGTGCCGAGAAGCCGATCAGCAGGAAAGAGAGGATCGTGGTGAGCTCCCAGAACACGAAGAGCATGACCAGGTCATCGGAGAGCACCAGCCCGAGCATCGATGCGGCGAACGCGAAGAGCTCTGCAGCGAAGGGACCGGCAGCCCGCTCCGAGTTCGCGAAGTACCGGGCGCAGTAGAGCATGACCAGGGCACCCACACCAAGGATGAGCACCGACATCGCCAGCGCGAGGGCGTCGACGCGGAATGCAAGTTCGACGCCGAACTGCGGGATCCACTCCATGACCTCGGCCGGAGGAGCATTGGGCTCGCCGATCGCGGCTGCCTGGTCCGCCGCGAGCACCGCAGGGACGTAACTGAGGATCCAGACCAGCGAAGCCGCCAGAATGGCGGCGAGCAGGAAGAAGGTGCGGCGTCCGAACCGGTGGAACATGAATGGAGTCAGGATGCTGACTGCAAAGAGGACTGTGAGCATCCCAAGGATCATCGACTCCGCTCCTCTCCACGACCTGTATCTCGCACGCCCAACTGCGAGTTCCTGAGACCAGGTTCTGCGGCGGCAATCCCTCCAATGTTAACAAACCAGCGCTACTATGCGCCCATGACCAGCACCGAGTTCGCTCAGGCAGCAGCTCCAGCCCCGCTGAAGAAGCGACTCATCGCCATCTGGAGCCTCTGGAGCTGGGGCAACGCGACCGTCAGCGCGGTCATGGTGACCTTCGTCTTCGGCACCTACATCGCCGACGCCGTGGGGCCCGGCGGGCAGGGGACGCAGTATCTGACCACTGCCAACACCGTCGCGGGACTCATCATCGCGCTCACCGCCCCGGTGATCGGCCAGCGCGCCGACAACGGCGGCCGACGACGACGCTGGCTCGTCATCAACACGCTGATCGTCATCGCGCTGGTCGCCGCCTGCTTCTTCGTGAAGCCAGACCAGGCCTATCTGGTCCTCGGTGTCACCCTGATGGCCACGATGACCCTCTTCGATGAGTTCGCCAACCTGAACTACAACTCGATGATCACCGATATCTCGGATGCGGAACGCATGGGCCGGGTCTCGGGCATCGGCTGGGGCTCCGGGTACCTCGGCGGCATCGTGATCCTCGCCATCGTCTACTTCGGTCTCGTGGCCGGGGAACCGCCACACATGTTCGGGCTCGGCGAGGACGAGATGGTCAACGTCCGGGCCGTCGCACTCGTGGCCGCCGCGTGGTTCCTGATCTTCTCGCTCCCGCTGCTGCTGACCCCGATGAAGACCGCGGACCAGCGCGTGGTAGAGGAGAAGGTGAGCATCCTGGAGTCCTACCGCCGGCTCATCGGACTGGTGATCGGGCTCTGGGCGGAGGATCGCAACACCTTCTGGTTCCTGGTCTCCTCAGCGATCTACCGCGACGGCCTCTCAGCCGTCTTCACCTACGGCGCGATCCTGGGCGTCACGGTCTTCGGGTTCACCACCTCAGACATCCTGCTCTTCGGCATCGCCGGCAA
The nucleotide sequence above comes from Nesterenkonia halotolerans. Encoded proteins:
- a CDS encoding MFS transporter — its product is MTSTEFAQAAAPAPLKKRLIAIWSLWSWGNATVSAVMVTFVFGTYIADAVGPGGQGTQYLTTANTVAGLIIALTAPVIGQRADNGGRRRRWLVINTLIVIALVAACFFVKPDQAYLVLGVTLMATMTLFDEFANLNYNSMITDISDAERMGRVSGIGWGSGYLGGIVILAIVYFGLVAGEPPHMFGLGEDEMVNVRAVALVAAAWFLIFSLPLLLTPMKTADQRVVEEKVSILESYRRLIGLVIGLWAEDRNTFWFLVSSAIYRDGLSAVFTYGAILGVTVFGFTTSDILLFGIAGNVAAAAGAFIGGWFDDRVGPRRVIATCVTALIITAAILYFLDVQRSIGPLVLTPQTAFWIFGLLLCVFVGPAQSSSRAFLARLAPPSRAGELFGLYATAGRSVSFLTPGLIALLLFTAGGDDKAIIIGVVVILTAGLATLALVHNPTGPAKMREHRILRSS
- a CDS encoding Na+/H+ antiporter subunit A, which codes for MILGMLTVLFAVSILTPFMFHRFGRRTFFLLAAILAASLVWILSYVPAVLAADQAAAIGEPNAPPAEVMEWIPQFGVELAFRVDALALAMSVLILGVGALVMLYCARYFANSERAAGPFAAELFAFAASMLGLVLSDDLVMLFVFWELTTILSFLLIGFSAHRIYARRSAIQALIVTTFGGLAMLVGLVWLGELAGSYRLSEILAAGPGLLADSSTATAVDIAVALVLLGALSKSALVPFHFWLPAAMAAPTPVSAYLHAAAMVKAGVYLVARFAPGFHESTFWLPLVLGLGLITMLVGAWRALRQTDIKLILAYGTVSQLGFLIMINGLGTEDAALAGLAMLLAHGLFKAALFMVVGIIDHQSGTRDLRKLSGLGRTQRPLFIVALISTASMAGLPPLFGFVAKEVVFESFFSYAEATSSGSLLTLGWLVVAGVVLGSALTVAYSARFLWGAFATKRPVPGVAVARTIFHGPVSRVFLAAPMILTVFTVALALVPQPVQALAESFSSLFDPVEPGVEATYLALWHGLTPVLGLSVLTWLLGFALFRVRDSFGRLQAKVPAVIEAERGYRGTVRGVDLLSSWVTARTQRGALGWYLFIILAVATLVPLSVVIFGAPGGRGITDRWIPESTIIAEQPLQIVLALVILAGASGAIWAPKRFMAVLMVSLCGWGIAGIFALQGAPDLALTLLLVESIVLVVFVLALRSLPPGIWTQSPTRFKFGRALLGLGFGLVMMVVAAMSMDARIAEPISMEFPWMAYEVGQGANIVNVTLVDLRVWDTFGEITVLAAAATGVASLIFVKRRDVQRRELHEVPSGTVGRVFSDKALSPRQFKEIKVARSFATVAREAWLVAGRTVAPEHRSIVFEVVTRLMFHGIIMISLYLLLAGHNLPGGGFAGGLLAGLAFVLRYLAGGRYELEAAIPFSAGALMGWGLAVACFTGLVPLLAGGQAFQSFDVELTLPLFGYHHFVSAVLFDVGVYLVVIGLIVDILRSLGSEIDVRSEREGQQASSPGHEIHGETSAGVAR
- a CDS encoding Na(+)/H(+) antiporter subunit C, with the translated sequence MTINLTLLILMGALFAIGIYLLLERSLTRVLLGIILISNAVNLLLLQTAGRAGLAPLYDPEIPAEDYLDPLPQALLLTAIVIAFALVSFMLALIYRSWVLARQDELADDEEDRRVASYAGAYDAEEDAPVEDETTEFADETDADGRPMLNPRRGADEDAPDPGNGPATAERGER